The Vanrija pseudolonga chromosome 1, complete sequence genomic sequence CCCTACATTGTCATATAGCCGAAAAGGAACATTCGGTGTGTTGGACGGTCCCAACATTACTGCAATGAGGCGTGTGAGACATATCGCCCAAGACATTGTTACCCCAGCCGACACTGATGCGGGGTGTGTGTCCAAGCCCACTTAATGTTGCGCGCAAGTTTAaagcggcgggggcacgaTGGGCGCCAAGCGAGAGGAGCATCATGCCCGCATGCAGACTCGTGTGTGTCGCAGTAGCACAAGTAGCATGGATCCATCCCGCACCGCAGCAGGTGTTACATTAAACAGCAGTAACATGTGTGTCTCTTGGCCGCAACCATCTTGTCTCCCCGGCATTGTTTCCAGTCAccgtggtgctgctggctgcgtCGGTTTTTGTTGTGCCCTCACAACGGCAAGCAGACCTGGCAGGGCAAGTTCTCGCAGCGCTGCACGAcaggagggggggggggctaTGTACAAGTGAACGTGAGCCGAATGCACAGGCATGCTCAGCTGATGATGATGGCATCGGCCAcccgtcctcgccgttgtcgacgtcgtcgtcatgcACCCAACCTACTTAGGTTTTTAAACCGGTCTCCGGTCATCTGGCGCCAGGAACACTCAGGGTCCAGACACAATATTCAGGGAAATGCGACACGCTAGTTGAGCGGGGGAGAGGCCCGTGCACGGCGGGGAAGCGCGGGGGTCCACAGACCATTTGCCACGTGGCAAATAACAGGGGGTCACGCAGATAAACTAAAAGTCTGGCAAGGGGCGTCATGCGAGTCTCGTCTGCCTTCCCTGGCCGAACAAGCTGCGTTGCTGCTGCAACAACAGAGAGTAGCTAGTTTACATTGCCTATTGTGTCTCGTCGCCAGCCCACGGCAGCtgcagagagagagagagaccATGGCCACTCTCACACCTATACCCTCGAGTCTAAGACTAGCTGCCCTGGCTGCATGCAGACAGCAACGACAGGTGGCACACCAAGCGACGGCGCAGTGGCCGAGACACTACACCCTGGCTTtcccatctcgtcgtcgaccaccaccaccaccactacgaCACGACCGCTCACGGCAACTGTCAACCTCCACCGCCTCCTCTGCCGCCACAGTCACCGCCGCAGACGGCCTGCAAGACATCAAGCTGCCCACCCTCGATGACTTGTATCTCAAGGAAGGCGACAATGGTGAGCTAGAACACAAGACGCAAATGGCTCACGGCAACAGTTGTAGTCGCCATGTCTGGTGGAGTGGACTCGTCCCTCACTCTACGTCTCTTGGCAAACCTCGTACGTCATCCTCTGCCACACACCATCTGCATGCGCCTCTTCTGACGTTAGTCTCTCAGCCCCTGAAACTGACGGTGCTGTTCATGCGCAACTGGGACCCTCTGCTCTCTgaagaagccgccgccgacgacagaGGCGACACACATGATACCACGCTATCATACTCTTCTCGGGATGCAgggtcgtcctcgcgcgTGCCCAACCTGTCGCCCTGCGCATGGGAGCGTGACTGGGCAGACGTCAAGCGTGTATGTGCGCACGTCGGCATACCCGAACAGGATATTAGCCTACTAGATCTGTCCAAAGAATACTGGAGCAGAGTGTTCGAGCCGGCCGTCGCTGTCTGGGAGGCAGGGCAGACGCCAAATCCTGACGTCGCATGCAACCGGTGAGTGGCGTGGTGTGCTGTGAAGGGAGGGAGTCGCTGGCCCAGAGTCGTGCTCCTACGCCTACTAGAATGCAAAGACGCTGATGCCTGCTGGTCGCTTGTGTTGCAGGGAGATCAAGTTTGGTGCCTTGATGCAGCACATTCAGCCAGGGCACTATCTTGCGACTGGTAAGTGGCGCCGTCTCAGTGTGACAGCCATTGCCCGCATAGAAGGCAACAGCTGACACTAACAGGCCACTATGCCCGTGTCGTGCGCTCCCCTGCGGGCGACGCCACACTGCACCGCGCAATCGACAGCAACAAGGACCAAACATACTACCTCAGTCAGGTCCCGCGCGACCAGCTAGCCAAGGTGCGgccagcacacacacacaggcTGCTTCGGCTATGTATGCTGACTGGGCACAGGCTGTGTTTCCTCTAGCGGGCATTCCAAAGCCAAGCGTCAGAGACCTCGCCGCACACTTTGCGCTTCCCACAGCCGACCGGGAGGAGAGCATGGGAGTGTGCTTCATTGGCGAGCGTGGCCATTTCGGCGACTTTGTGTGTAAgtgtggctgctgctgcaggacAAGTTCTTGGCACAACTCAACTCGGACTAACGTGGCGGCCACTAGCGCAATACActtcgccgccgtcgagcaccggctacctcgtcgacacggCAGGGAAGCGATTTGGGGTCCACCGAGGCAGCCACTACTACACGATagggcagcgggcgcgggTCGGGGGTATGGACGGACGCTGGTATGTGGCGCAGAAGGGGGTCGGCGAGAGTGGCAACGACATCTTGCTTGTGCACGGAGGGTGAGTCACGTGgcgtggttgtggttgtggcTAACGTCGTTCAGTGATCACCCTGCGCTGCAGTGCAAGGAGCTCGCATGTGGCGAGTTCAACTGGATTGCAGGCGCTCCTCCGCCAGAGCTGGAGGATGGCGGTGTCCTCGACGCAATGGTGCAGGTCCGCCATCGCATGTCGGCCGTCAAGGCGCAGGTCGAACTCGTTGACGGGCGGTGAGTGTTTGTGGTACGGTGCGTACTGACCCTTCCCCAGTGTGCATATCACGTTCGACGATACtgtggtcggcgtcgcgccgggACAGATTGCGGGCGTGTGGAAGGACGACCAATGCCTCGGGAGCGGGCTGATCGCTACCACGAGGTGCTTGGAGTAGAACTGTACCATCTTCATCACCACTCATTGTACAACACCATCATCACAATGCATAGATGGCATCGGCGTGTCTTGCCTTTCTCTTTTCCCCACctgccttccttcctcggTACTGTCCCCGTTTCTCCCCTCTTCCCCCTCTGcgacccctccccctccaacTGACATTCATCGCGAGCAACTCACCTCTCCCCATCttctcactcactctcactcGTTACACATCTTGACTCAAGCCCTTTCTTCTTGAGTCCAGCGCGAACCCTACCACTCTCACAACCCACTCTCCAAACACAATGACCCCCCGTAAGCGCGCTGAGACGAGCaagccgagggcgccgagggcgaagaAGGCGGAGAAGGCGGAGGGCAAGGCAGAGGGCAAGCCCGCACGCCAGCGCAAGCCGACCGAgaaggcagcagcggcggcggcagaggccaagccgcgcgccgcgccgaggttgcGCAAGCCCAAGGTTAtccccgcgtcgccgctcaccccgcccccgcctgaGCCGATGTCAGCCCCTGCGGAGGCACCGGTGAAacctccgtcgtcgtcccaccTTCCCCCTGACGGTTCTCCCcacccctcggcgtcgtccgctTCCTCCATGCAGGACTTTGAGTCGGAGGAAggcgcgagcgtgcgggCCGAGGTAGCGCTGGCGCCGGAGGcaagcgaggcggcggagacgcGCGAGGTGGC encodes the following:
- the mnmA_1 gene encoding tRNA-specific 2-thiouridylase MnmA; amino-acid sequence: MATLTPIPSSLRLAALAACRQQRQVAHQATAQWPRHYTLAFPSRRRPPPPPLRHDRSRQLSTSTASSAATVTAADGLQDIKLPTLDDLYLKEGDNVVVAMSGGVDSSLTLRLLANLPLKLTVLFMRNWDPLLSEEAAADDRGDTHDTTLSYSSRDAGSSSRVPNLSPCAWERDWADVKRVCAHVGIPEQDISLLDLSKEYWSRVFEPAVAVWEAGQTPNPDVACNREIKFGALMQHIQPGHYLATGHYARVVRSPAGDATLHRAIDSNKDQTYYLSQVPRDQLAKAVFPLAGIPKPSVRDLAAHFALPTADREESMGVCFIGERGHFGDFVSQYTSPPSSTGYLVDTAGKRFGVHRGSHYYTIGQRARVGGMDGRWYVAQKGVGESGNDILLVHGGDHPALQCKELACGEFNWIAGAPPPELEDGGVLDAMVQVRHRMSAVKAQVELVDGRVHITFDDTVVGVAPGQIAGVWKDDQCLGSGLIATTRCLE
- the mnmA_1 gene encoding tRNA-specific 2-thiouridylase MnmA, with the protein product MATLTPIPSSLRLAALAACRQQRQVAHQATAQWPRHYTLAFPSRRRPPPPPLRHDRSRQLSTSTASSAATVTAADGLQDIKLPTLDDLYLKEGDNVVVAMSGGVDSSLTLRLLANLPLKLTVLFMRNWDPLLSEEAAADDRGDTHDTTLSYSSRDAGSSSRVPNLSPCAWERDWADVKRVCAHVGIPEQDISLLDLSKEYWSRVFEPAVAVWEAGQTPNPDVACNREIKFGALMQHIQPGHYLATGKWRRLSHYARVVRSPAGDATLHRAIDSNKDQTYYLSQVPRDQLAKAVFPLAGIPKPSVRDLAAHFALPTADREESMGVCFIGERGHFGDFVSQYTSPPSSTGYLVDTAGKRFGVHRGSHYYTIGQRARVGGMDGRWYVAQKGVGESGNDILLVHGGDHPALQCKELACGEFNWIAGAPPPELEDGGVLDAMVQVRHRMSAVKAQVELVDGRVHITFDDTVVGVAPGQIAGVWKDDQCLGSGLIATTRCLE